The following are encoded together in the Cryptosporangium minutisporangium genome:
- a CDS encoding sensor histidine kinase — translation MRIPTLSRNRADRTDGRRTRVLSTLRKVAALGRADPADVRHARVLAALWMLAALGVYFPIALLGTPPVLDVDGDLLAVVAVVMTVPFWLLRSYPVAAWYAAVVVAVVLPSTLDVLNEDPWRWPPLLGVTLIAAYANICARTPRRIAAGAWVSAPVLFWVYSVPEGRPGWLIVLVAIAVVTDITRTLRRTRRALGQERALTEAEKERRAVLEERARIARDLHDVVAHHMSMVVVQAETAPYRLTDLSVEATADFAAISRTAREALNEVRGLLGVLRSDEISADLRPQPGLADLADLVATAVRAGADVEVAEVGERRSVRPGVDVGAYRIVQESLANAARHAPGAPVRVEVEYSPDAVELSVVNAATADGRQPVERPQLDPGAPEGHGLTGMAERATVVGGELRAGPTPDGGFAVWARLPTSSLEAMGER, via the coding sequence GTGCGGATACCGACACTGTCGAGGAATCGCGCCGACCGCACGGACGGACGGCGCACCCGCGTGCTGTCCACTCTCCGAAAGGTCGCCGCGCTCGGACGCGCCGATCCCGCGGACGTACGACACGCCCGGGTGCTGGCCGCACTCTGGATGCTCGCCGCGCTCGGTGTGTACTTTCCGATCGCGCTCCTCGGGACGCCGCCGGTGCTCGACGTGGACGGCGATCTGCTGGCGGTCGTCGCCGTCGTCATGACCGTTCCGTTCTGGCTGCTCCGCAGTTATCCGGTTGCCGCCTGGTACGCCGCGGTGGTGGTCGCGGTTGTGCTGCCGTCCACCCTTGACGTCCTCAACGAGGATCCCTGGCGGTGGCCGCCGCTGCTGGGCGTGACCCTGATCGCGGCGTACGCGAACATCTGCGCTCGGACCCCGCGCCGCATCGCTGCCGGGGCCTGGGTGAGCGCGCCGGTCTTGTTCTGGGTCTACTCCGTCCCCGAGGGCCGGCCGGGCTGGCTCATCGTGCTGGTCGCGATCGCGGTCGTCACGGACATCACCCGGACGCTACGGCGCACCCGCCGAGCGCTCGGCCAGGAGCGGGCGCTGACCGAGGCGGAGAAGGAGCGGCGGGCGGTGCTCGAGGAACGGGCCCGAATCGCCCGCGATCTGCACGACGTCGTCGCGCATCACATGTCGATGGTCGTCGTGCAGGCCGAGACCGCCCCCTATCGGCTGACCGACCTCTCCGTCGAGGCCACCGCCGACTTCGCCGCGATCAGCCGGACCGCCCGCGAAGCATTGAACGAGGTCCGCGGTCTGCTCGGCGTCCTGCGCAGCGACGAGATCTCCGCCGACCTGCGTCCGCAGCCGGGCCTCGCGGACCTCGCCGATCTGGTCGCGACGGCGGTGCGGGCGGGTGCGGACGTCGAGGTGGCCGAGGTCGGGGAGCGACGTTCCGTGCGCCCCGGCGTTGACGTCGGCGCGTATCGGATCGTCCAGGAGTCGCTGGCCAACGCCGCACGGCACGCGCCGGGTGCACCGGTGCGGGTGGAGGTCGAGTACTCTCCGGACGCCGTCGAACTCAGCGTCGTCAACGCCGCGACGGCGGACGGTCGCCAACCCGTCGAACGTCCCCAGCTCGACCCGGGCGCGCCGGAAGGGCACGGCCTGACCGGGATGGCCGAGCGAGCCACCGTGGTCGGCGGTGAGCTGCGGGCGGGGCCGACACCCGACGGCGGGTTCGCCGTCTGGGCCCGGCTCCCGACGTCATCCCTGGAGGCCATGGGTGAGCGATAA
- a CDS encoding nucleotide sugar dehydrogenase translates to MSASIASGSDATPLGVLVGPLDDLAPTPSRFAFDVAVVGLGYVGLPTALAFHAAGQRVLGVEVSADRVAAVRARAVDLLPSDRSRLDTALTGPDTFALSTDPRRLSAAAAILVCVPTPVDEHLVPDLTALAAACRTVAANAVPGQLLVLTSTSYVGCTRDLLIGPLRQRGYRPGDQVAVAFAPERIDPGNARHPQEAVPRVVGGATPSCRRRALGLLAGYADALHPVSSLETAELTKLVENTFRAVNIALANEFADIAGALDLDVTEVIDAAATKPFGFMPFYPGPGVGGHCIPCDPHYLLWQLRAARLPAPVVEAAMGAVAARPRQVARRAGEVLAECGRSIAGADVLLLGVAYKSGVSDVRESPAVEVARYLRRAGATVWFADPLVTALDVDGTALRRVEAPHTHSWDLVIVHTAHAGQDTGWLAAQPLVLDATYRLRDLPGRRVV, encoded by the coding sequence ATGTCCGCATCGATCGCGTCCGGGAGCGATGCCACGCCGCTCGGAGTGCTGGTGGGTCCGCTCGACGACCTCGCCCCCACTCCCTCCCGGTTCGCGTTCGACGTCGCGGTCGTCGGTCTCGGTTACGTCGGCCTGCCGACCGCACTCGCGTTTCACGCGGCCGGGCAGCGGGTGCTCGGCGTCGAGGTGAGCGCGGATCGGGTCGCCGCGGTGCGCGCTCGTGCGGTGGACCTGCTCCCGTCCGACCGCAGCCGCCTGGACACCGCGCTGACCGGCCCGGACACGTTCGCGCTGAGTACCGATCCGCGTCGGCTGTCAGCCGCGGCGGCGATTCTGGTCTGTGTCCCGACGCCGGTCGACGAGCACCTCGTGCCTGACCTCACCGCCCTGGCCGCGGCGTGCCGGACCGTCGCCGCCAACGCGGTGCCCGGTCAGCTCCTCGTCCTCACCTCGACCAGCTACGTCGGCTGTACCCGAGACCTGCTGATCGGTCCGCTGCGGCAGCGCGGCTACCGTCCCGGCGACCAGGTCGCGGTCGCGTTCGCGCCGGAGCGGATCGACCCGGGCAACGCCCGCCACCCGCAGGAAGCGGTGCCGCGGGTCGTCGGCGGCGCCACCCCGAGCTGCCGACGCCGGGCGCTCGGTCTACTCGCCGGGTACGCCGACGCGCTGCACCCGGTGAGCAGCCTGGAGACTGCTGAGTTGACGAAGCTGGTGGAGAACACGTTCCGGGCGGTGAACATCGCGCTGGCCAACGAGTTCGCCGACATCGCAGGCGCGCTCGACCTCGACGTCACCGAGGTGATCGACGCCGCGGCAACCAAGCCGTTCGGATTCATGCCGTTCTACCCCGGCCCGGGTGTCGGCGGGCACTGCATCCCGTGCGATCCGCACTACCTGCTCTGGCAGCTTCGGGCGGCGCGGCTGCCCGCACCGGTGGTGGAGGCCGCGATGGGTGCGGTCGCGGCGCGGCCCCGGCAGGTCGCCCGACGCGCCGGCGAGGTGCTCGCGGAGTGCGGCCGGTCGATCGCCGGCGCCGACGTCCTGCTGCTCGGCGTCGCTTACAAGTCGGGGGTGAGCGACGTGCGGGAGTCGCCGGCCGTCGAGGTGGCCCGGTACTTGCGCCGTGCCGGTGCCACCGTGTGGTTCGCCGACCCGCTGGTGACCGCGCTCGACGTCGACGGCACCGCGCTGAGGCGGGTCGAGGCACCGCACACCCATAGCTGGGACCTGGTCATCGTCCACACCGCACACGCCGGCCAGGACACCGGCTGGCTCGCCGCCCAGCCGCTGGTCCTGGACGCGACCTACCGCCTGCGGGACCTGCCCGGCCGCCGGGTGGTCTGA